ATGAATGTGAGAATAGGCAATTACCCAcacgagaaaagaaaggaaaaaagtTGTATTCCAATGTTGAGGGGTTCTTTCAGGTACAGGTGGTAGTGATGGTTGGTGGGAGACCAAGAACGAGTTGATGAACACCAAGACTGGGGGCGCGTCGGGTAAACAAGCTTTTGCTGGACGGATAGCTCTACGCGCAAAAGCAATGTCGCGCGTACCCCAAAAGCACGAGGCAGTGCGAAAAGGCCGCGGAATATAATGAGAATGTTATAGCGACCAAAATTCTGGCGATAGCGACGGTGTCGGGAGTGCAGTAAAGTGACAAGGCGTGTGCGCGGGCGGGATTATCGCGACGTTAAGGCAGTCAAGGTATTTTATCAGAAGGGAAAATGGGACCTGGACCTTGAAGAGGGGGGATGCTCTGGTTGTTGTCCAACGGTAAATGGCGTGGCTGGGGGCATCTCAGGCCTGTGGGTGGCAGGAGCAGACAACTATTGCGGTATACGGGGAAACATTTATCCGAAGAACGATGCGCTTTAATTGGTCAGCCTTGATCATCGGCTGGCAAGGTCTCCCAACCAACACTGCCAAAATTTGTGGATGATGGCTCATGTAACTGGAGTGCTTGGATCCATCGACTTTTCTGAAACTGAGGTCATCACCTCATCTGAGGCAACCCTTGGCCCTAAACTCGTTTAGAATGATGATAGTTGCAGTAAGTCTGTGATGGCCTTCTTGCTTTTCGAAGACACGAGCGTTGAACCTGAGAAATCGATTGTCTCTACCAATACCCACAGGGTCACTTACATCGATGTCATAGGTCCTATAGATAGATGCCTGTACATcctgtactccgtacttgGTCAATTATTAACTATCCATGCAATATTTAGACCTGGTGAACCCAAACTTCCGGTATTGACTGTCTTTTTTAAGCAGTTTTCCCAACCCAAATAGTCCGTCATGTGGCTTAAACCTGCAGCAAAAGCGTCATTGGCCTGGCATTGCGAAGCTGGGCGGGAATCATCTAACGTTACCACAATTACAGAACCAATCTTGACTCCCGTCGCTCCCTTACCTAGCCTGTTTTCGTTTTTCAGGTGATGCTActggctgatgagcttctaAAGTCGATATGCAAGCCCCTGGCAGCCTTGCCGAGCCTTGAAAGGTACTAGCTCCGACCCGCTCATCGAAGGACAAGACACATGGACATCATCTTAGGACAACCTTAATAAGTTCCGTTTAGGTCTCCCAACACATCCATCCTCACGTCTACTTTTGTTCTTGctggcctcttcctcttctcaccTTTCCGTGCACCCATGATCGAGTCTCTTCTTTGACGGGGCTGAAGCGAGCCGTTTCCTTTGGTTGAATTCTAATTGTCCAGTCTCGGGATAACTAACTTTCTTGTGGCAACTTTGCTCCATGTCCTGACATTCCCTTTTCGTGCTATTCAACATCCACGGgcctttttctcctcctcatgacTTTACgcatttgatcttgaactACCTAAGTCAAACACCCATGCATTCGACGGATTTTTCTCTACAGTTGTAATACAACCGCTTGCGCATCCTTCTGTCGATATGCAATTGCCATGGGGCGGCCGCGACGGTCCGGGAAATGACACCTTGCTACCGACATCCAACATCCCTTCCATCACCGGCCATGCTGCGGATGGCCTTGATTCCAAGGATGGCGATCGTCCACAGCGCCCAGGCCGTCACGTTCGAACCACGTCTTCTGATGCACGGGTTAGTCTCAACATGCGCAGCTTCTGTAACATACTCGATTTCCATGGACCCAAACTAACCACTCCACCAGAACGTTGCCGATCATTTCTCCTATATGACCCCGAGCGAAGCCGCAGCGAATTTACGGACATCGCTCACCCTTGGCCTTACTCCAACAGAAGCTCTCACCAGACTAGGCGAATATGGTCCGAATGAAATTCCTCACGAAGACCCAGAGCCATTATGGCTACGATTCGTTAAACAATTCCAGGAGCCCCTTAttctgctgcttctggtTTCGGCCGGTACATCGCTCCTCTTGGGAAACATGGATGACGCTATCAGTATCACAGTCGCTGTGACAATTGTCGTGTCCGTCGGGTTCATACAAGAGTATCGTTCTGAAAAGTCTATCGAGGCTCTTAACCACCTTGTGCCGAATCATGCCCACCTCGTCCGTGGTCAGAGCAAGACGTCGTCATTGGGGAAGACTGCTACCTGGCCACCGCGTATAGATGATGCCGATTCAGCCTTGACCCCGGGCTCTGTCACTCCAGTCAGTGATATTCTGGATGCAACATCTTCCAAGGTCATGGCTTCTCAGCTGGTCCCTGGCGATCTCGTTCTGTTTACCACCGGTGATCGCATTCCTGCCGACATCCGTGTTACCAAAGCCGCAGACCTAACGATTGATGCCTCAAACCTCACTGGAGAGACGGAGCCTGTGAGGGTGACGGCTGAGGCACGTAACCGTGGATTCGGCTCATATGGTCTCGACAAATCACAATTGCCTCGACCCAACTCTCTTGCCCCCTCTGAGCATGGAGATTCTCACGGAGATGGCATTCATAACATTGCATATATGGGAACATTGGTGAAGTCGGGCCACGGTCAGGGTATTGTCTTTGCGACTGGAGGCCATACACACTTTGGAACTATTGCTGTTAGCGTTTCTGGTACCGAGAGTCCAAGATCACCGCTTCAGTTATCCATGGACGACCTTGGCTCGCAGCTCAGTAAAGCTTCATTTGTTGTAATTGGCCTCATCTCAGTTGTCGGTTGGCTACAGGGgaagaagcttcttgagatcttcactATTTCGATATCACTTGCCGTGGCCGCCATCCCTGAAGGTCTGCCTATTATTGTAACTGTCACATTGGCCCTGGGTGTTCATCGCATGGCTAGGCATAATGCGATCGTCCGAAGGATGCCCAAGGTCGAGACTTTGGGCTCCGTGAATGTAGTGTGCACTGATAAAACAGGTATGAAATCGGGCGTCATTCGCGGAGATGAGCTAACAGGAGCGTTCAAGGTACCCTTACTACGAACCACATGACAACTACTCGAATGTGGTATTTTGGAGCTCAAGAACCTGTCCCGGTGGAGTCTGATcacgatgatgttgaaacGAATCCAGACATTAACCAGGCCACCCTTAGAGTGCTTCGCATAGGCAACATTGCGAATGACGCGCGACTTGCTCAAAAGTATACAGAGCACGGCCAAGCCGCAACAGCTGTACTTTCGTCGACGTTAGGACGTGGTCAGGTTTCCACATATACCCGCTGGGTTGGACAACCCACTGACGTTGCCATGCTGGACCTCCTTGATCGCTTCAAGGAACACGATGTCAGAGAATCTATCGGCCCTCGAGTGAGCGAGACGCCTTTCAGCTCTGAACGAAAGTGGATGGGTGTCACAATTGGATCCGAAACAAAGGGTGACAAGGAATTCGCTTACATGAAGGGCTCTGTCGAAAAGGTTCTGGCGGCATGTGACAGCTATCTCGAAAAGGATGGAAGGGAAATTGTACTTGACTCTGCACGTCGCCAGGAGGCCCTTCAAGCCGCcgaagccatggctgtcCAAGGTCTCCGGGTATTGGCATTTGCCAGCGGTTCCGTCACGCGCCCATTGAGAAGCAAATCCGCAGCGCGCAGCAACCCTGGTTTCGATCGAAGCGAGAGTCCATCTTCTCACAGTCCAGAAGACATTTACAAAAACCTCACCTTTGCGGGTCTTGTTGGTATGCGTGATCCTCCGCGACCCGGAGTTGGGCGTTCTATTAGGCGCTTGATGCGAGGTGGGGTCAAGGTCATCATGATTACTGGCGATGCAGAGACGACAGCGCTTGCCATAGGAAAGCAACTGGGCATGAACATTGCAGTCCCTAGCGGACATTCAGGCGGCCAGAACACTGTAAGGCCTGTGCTGCGCGGCGACGAGGTTGACAGGTTGTCGGAGGAAGATCTAGCGCAGGCCATGCAACACACAACCATATTTGCACGAACGAACCCAGACCACAAGCTGAAGATCATTCGAGCCCTCCAGTCAAGGGGCGATATTGTCGCCATGACTGGTGATGGCGTCAATGATGCGCCAGCTTTGAAGAAGGCAGACATTGGTATTTCCATGGGCCGCCATGGCACTGATGTTGCAAAGGAGGCAGCAGACATGATTTTGACGGACGATGACTTTTCTACGATCCTCAgagccatcgaggagggcAAGGGTATCTTCAACAATATCCAGAACTTCCTGACCTTCCAACTCAGCACAAGTGCTGCCAGTTTGGCACTTGTTTTCATTTGCACCTGCTTCGGCTTTAAATCCCCTTTGAACGCCATGCAGATTCTGTGGATTAGTAAGAGCAACAGCTGATGTGCAGTCTCACCCAAGCTAACCGGCATACTATAGACATTATCATGGATGGTCCTCCAGCTCAGTCTTTGGGTGTTGAAAGGGTAGACCCTGATGTTATGACCAAGCCTCcacgaagacgaggagatCCAGTACTTACCAAGTCGCTTATTACACGCGTTCTCACATCGGCGGCCATAATTACCATTGGAACAATGCTCATCTACCGTCGTgagatgatggctgatgcACAGGTCACCCGCCGTGACACGACGATGACATTCACctgcttcgtcttcttcgacatgTTCAATGCTTTGAGCTGCAGGTCAGAGTCTAAGTCGGTACTTCAGGGCGAAGTTGGACTCTTTTCTAACAACTTGTTCAACTGGGCTGTGTCTCTCAGCATTGCTGGACAGTTGCTTGTCATCTATTTTCCTTGGCTCCAGGAGACTTTCCAGACGGAAGCGCTTGGGTTTTTTGACCTCGTACGACTCGTTCTGTTGTGTAGCACGGTATTTTGGGCGGACGAGCTGCGAAAATATCTCAAGTATAATAAAAGGCGTTTTGGAAACGATTATAGCCAGGCGGTGTAATAGGGGGTACCATTTCTTATTGAGAGGGCCAAGGGGTTCATTTAAAAGAGATATATTTAGCATAAAGATATAAACATTGTACAAAAGTAACTTGTTGCACAGCGAATGCACTGAGGcagtatattataaaagcTCGAAGACAAACCCATATCAACCGAGATTTGAGTAAACTATTCTGTCAATACTTCCTTGCCATgtccttcttccagcaagaGATTGTTAGCCATGGACAAGTCATTCAGTTTCGGAGTACAGGGTAGGCATCCACAGCCAAAATTGCGGGGGGAGCTCTCGTAGTGAGAGAGAGGCTGCGTGGCACCAACAAGGCAACTCCAGCTGCGACAAGTCTCTTTGCGCTGTAAGCCACacgtctcttcttcattcgCCCTGAACGtagagaaaaagaagcagaaggcaGAAATGCGCCGCCGGAACAGGACATCTTAATGACAATGTCAGGCCTTCAAAACGGCATTTCCAATAGCGAACACCCTGTCGTCGAAACACCAGTCGCTGTCTCTACTTCGTTCCTTGACAATGCCAACACCGAGTCCGAGATTCGTGAAGCGCTCGCCTCCTTGCATGCCCAAGAGGCTTCTATAACGTCCCGCCTCGATGCTCTCGTGGCTTCACAGGCTGATCTATCCCGCGATCTGGGGCGGCTGGATCTGCTGCGGGCTGGACTGGGAGCGCAGGTCATCGCCGCACGATCAATTGGGAATGATATGCTAGCAACGGCAGCAGATACGGCTGGTCGACTGAGTGACAGAGTCAAGGAGTTGGACCTCGAAAAGAGCAGAGTCGAGGAAACGCTAGGTGTGGTGGAACAAGTCgcggagctcaaggcttgtGTCAATGGCGTGGTGGGTTCCATGGGAGCGCCCCAAGACTgggaggctgctgctggatACATATCgagagcaagcaaggtcCCAGAAGAGATCACAAAAGGTTCATTCGCTGTTGGCATAGTACCCAGCGTCGAAGTCCCCGACCCGCCATGGGTGACattggaagaagccaaggagagTTTATGTggcctcttcttgagagaGTTTGAAAAGGCGGCGGAGGAGAGTGATGGTACGAAAGTCACTAgattcttcaagctctttcCCTTGATAGGAAGAGCTGAGGTCGGATTGGATGTCTACGGAAGATATGTGTGCCAGGGAGTCGCTGGAACCGCTCGAGCGACACTCAAAGATGCCATGAACGGACAGCGTAGGGAAGGCTTCTTTTATGCTAACGCCTTGACGAAATTGTTTGAGCACATCGCCCAGATTGTCGAAGGCCACGGCGGGCTTGTAGAGCGTCATTATGGCTCTGGAAAAATGGTTCGCGTCATTGAACGTTTACAGATGGAGGCGGATGTCCAGGGTGGTATTATTGTCGACACCTGGAGCGATGAGAGAGGAATTGATAGGACTCTTACCGACGTCAGAAGCTACCCATTCTCGTTTCTAGTCCAGAGCTTCTTACCCCAGCCCCCTCGTGGTGGCACACCAAGGGTGAACTCGCCAGCCATAGGGGTAGGCAACAATCACCGAGAaagtgaggatgagggtgtcAATatgagagaagttgatggcCTCCTGAGTGAGATTGCAGTGATGCTTGGACGCTGGTCATTGTACACTCGATTCCTCGCCGGCAAATGCAAGGTATGTTTGACTAATCAATCTCCAAGATAACCAGAAACTTATACGTCCCAGAACTCCGACACACCAGATGAGGCGCCTCTTGTCATACCAGACGTACTTGTCAAATCAAATCTATACCGAAAAGTATCTACCAAGCTCACATCCCCTTACAACGTCATGACtactttcttcttccgccGTTCAGTTGAAAAGGCCTTCCAGCTGGATGAGTATCCTACCGGTCTGTCATTAAGCCTGAGCAGGCAGATCGAGGGTAATGCCCCGTACATTATATTAGCGGTGGACGATGTCATGTACATTGTGAATGCAGTCATTCAGAAATCTATTTCAACATCACAAAGAGATGTCATTGCTTCTGTCGTCCCGACAGTTGGCCGAGTGCTTGGCTCCGACTTTGTTGGTATGATCCAGCgcaagatgagagatgaaTCGTATCCCAGACCGGTCGTCCAGGGGGGATTCCCACCtgaggacaagatcatccaGTTCATCGTTCTTATCAATAGTCTGGACATGGCCAACGAGTATTTGACTCGAATCATCACGGGACGGATAGGGCAATCGAGTCATCTGCCCAACGGTGATGCTCAAAACGGCCCCCTCAAGGATTCGTTCCCATTTGAGCGAGATGTTATCTTTGTTGCAAACGCGCTACACACTCTTCAGACTTCGTTCATCGGGAAAACGACCGAGCTGCTCAACGAGGGAATACAGGTACTCTTCAACCAGGTTGTCAAGCTCCGTTTAAGGCCGGTCCTGACAGATACATTCCGTGATGCGGACTACACCCTGTCGGAGGACGACATTGCAGATATAGCGCAGCagaacgacgaagacgaggatgaactCATGGAGCAAGTTCCCCGACTGTTCGAGCATGGTTGGGATCAACTCATGAAGCCAATTGCACGTTTGATGACACCTGGGACATACACCATTCTCCTTGACACCACAGCACGCTACCTCTCCAAGAtatgggagaagaagatcatgggcTATGCGGGCCGCACAAATGCTCTTGGTGCAATCAGACTGGAGCGTGATTTTATCGCGTTAGTAGACATTGTATCTCGTGGCGACTACGCCGTGAGAGAGGTATTCGCCAAGGTCCTGCAAATACTCATGGTCGCcaacatggaagatgacGAATGGGATGAGGTTATGGCCCAAGATGGGGAAGACGATGCCATCGAGTGGGTTttgactgaggaggagaggaggcGGGCGAGAAGTTTGGTTAGAGGATGATTCGACATTTAAAGATATTCAAGGACGTAAAGAGACGGCGTTGATTatagagagagaaaaaagagtcTAAAGATATGTAAGAGTAGAATCGATGCAAGCGAGTATTTCGTAGTTTATGGTTGGTGAGCCATTGATAGCCAGCACCAGGATGAGTTAAAAAAGCGAAAAAGGATAAAAAATTTCGATTATTGCTGTCAAACCTTGCAGCAAACTGCCTTCTCTAGACAATCATTTTTCGCACATGCTTGATATCCTTCGTTTTTAGgatacctaaggtaggctTGAACTTTCAGTGGCCTTCCCCTAACGTGCCACTGAACAAACCCGACATTAGGGGCACCAGACCTCAGGCACTCGCCGAACTTAGTGCCCAAGTCCAGCAGTTTGGATTGGGCATTGCCCTTCAGCTCTGAGTCACTCTCAACCATCAAAGTCTGGCCAGAAGCTCCATTTTAGCTCGTCATGATGAGTGAGCATGAGGCCCAGTGTGATGAAAATTTCTATCACCCAACTATCACAAATCCCGAGTCACAGACCTCAATATCATGGTTTCCCAAGATACTTGCTAACACCTATACTTTCAgaaaacaccatcttctACTTTCTAAAGCGAGATTTACAAAAAATCACCAACCCCTCTCCGATATTGAGATCACCACTAACATCACAAACATTTGGCTCTCAAGCTGCGCCCACCATGGAGACAAGGATAGTAAAAGTCCCGAGCAAGGGCTCCCTAGGCCAGTTTCGACCTGGCCATGGACTCGCAAAGTTGAATCACTGGGAGGTTCAATGTGAAAACAAACCcgctcttgaggctctgcaaGATGCTGCTCACCTGCTACGGACCAAGGACACGCCTGTCGCATTCCCGACAGAGACTGTATATGGCCTTGGTGCAGATGCTACTCGGACTCCCTCAGTTAAAGGAATCTATTCGGCAAAGGGACGGCCTTCAGACAACCCTCTCATTTCACATGTTTGCGACCTGGAAATGCTGCGAGAGTATATCGGCCACAGTGATACAACTGATCCTATACCTCAGCGATACAGGGCTTTGATAGAGCGTTTCTGGCCTGGACCCCTGACTATTCTTCTACCTAACCCGGCCCCGTCGAAACTAGCACCTGAGGTGACAGCAGGCCTCAAAACCTTTGGCGTGCGAATGCCTTCTTCAACCCTCGCCTTGTCTCTTATCAAGCTAGCTGGTGTACCCCTGGCGGCACCATCCGCCAACGCTTCCACCAAACCTTCACCCACAGCGGCACAACATGTAATGGACGACCTCAACGGAAAGATCGAGCTCATTTTGGACGGTGGACACTGTCAAGTGGGTGTGGAGAGTACTGTTGTGGATGGGCTGTGTGACCCCCCCGTCGTCCTTCGTCCAGGAGGTATCGGTATAGATGAGCTACGAAGCTGCCCTGGCTGGGAGAATGTATCAATAGCTTATAAAGACAAGAGCGAAGAGGGAAAGGCTGCACCTCGGGCTCCAGGGATGAAGTACAAGCACTACAGTCCAAAGGCAACAGTAGTGCTTTATGAGTCGAGTTTCGGAAAAGGGGTCAATGGAATAGCTTCTTTCGACTTGAAGGCGACCAATGGGGCGGTCAACGGCCATGCTAGCAACGATGAGCGGAAGGGTAGGGTTGTTGGGGTTATTCGCACCCAGCGATGGAAGTCGGGGGCTGGTCTGCGATGCGCCAGCTTTCACCATCTCACTGACGTACAAGGAgcggatgaggatgactcgCCATTCCAAGTATACGAAGGCGATCTGTTGGACGAAAAGGAGCAGCCAATCGGAAAGATCTTGGATATCGATCTGGGCAGAGGCACTGAAGGAATTGCGAGAGGTCTTTTCGCAGCGCTCCGGGAGTTTGATCGACGAGGCGCAGACAccatctttgttgatggtATAGAAGATAGAAGTGATATCGCAGCGGCGGTCATGAACCGGCTCCGCAAAGCGGCTTCAGAGACTAGAGCATGAATGATCATATCAATTAGAACACCAGCACACCTGTATAAAAAAAACCCCCTCCGTTTCTTGACCCGGTATCAGCCaaaccagaccagaccagaccagaccagaccaggccagACCACTGGCGCGTTGTCTACCTCTTTTGATTTTGGTTTTGCATGCGGCGCTGAATAACGACAAAACTCCTGACTCTCCACACATAAAACCCGCCCCATCTCTACAGACCCTGACGGAGCCAGTCCGCCAGTTTGGACTTTCCTAGCTGCGCCAAGTTGTTGACGCCCTGTTCGCTAAGGTCGATGCGGCCGACGGGCATGTCTTGAGTGGGTGCTCGACTAACACGCTGGGTGATGATAGTAGGATCAGTTTCAAGAATGATGCCATCgtcgacaatctcatcaatagCTAGCGAAACAAGGTCGTAGTTCTCGACAATTGTCCTCTTGTCGACGGATTGTCTGTAGTACTGTGTGAGCGGTGCTTCAATGGTTTGCGCGGGCTCAAAAGAAAGGAACTGACTTGAAAAGGATGTGGAGGGAGTCCCGCAGAgcgaggatggtgttgtATAGCAGAatctcgttctcgtcgaCACTGCCAACAACATACATCATGACATCTGACTCCATCTTGTACAGCACAATTCGGTTATCGTAAAGAATGATATCGCCATTCTGCTTGGCAGTCTTGTCGATAAGACCCTTCTCGAAAGCCTTTTGCGACTTCACATCGGAGTAGGGGTtggctgaggagcttgtgGGAGCTGTTGGTAACAGTTGTCAGCTGTCGTTGCGCTCACTGGCAGCATAACGAGGGAAGCTCAGGGGAGGATGGAAGTACCATTAGGTGCTGAATGAGGTGGCTGGAAGTACTTTGCGAATATCCGAGAGCCATCTTCAGTACTGAGGATCAGGATGGCCTGAACCGAGAAAAGTGACATCCCAGGGGCCATGATTGCAATCTGCTGTAGTGTTTGTTGCCTTGTAAGTGCTCTCCCTCAATGGTGGCCCCTTCAGATGCCAACAATGCCACACTTAGGGATACCCGGGACCAACGTTTGACCGCTCCGCATGGCCGATcgtcttatcttatcagaAG
This genomic interval from Fusarium verticillioides 7600 chromosome 1, whole genome shotgun sequence contains the following:
- a CDS encoding Ca2+-transporting ATPase: MQLPWGGRDGPGNDTLLPTSNIPSITGHAADGLDSKDGDRPQRPGRHVRTTSSDARNVADHFSYMTPSEAAANLRTSLTLGLTPTEALTRLGEYGPNEIPHEDPEPLWLRFVKQFQEPLILLLLVSAGTSLLLGNMDDAISITVAVTIVVSVGFIQEYRSEKSIEALNHLVPNHAHLVRGQSKTSSLGKTATWPPRIDDADSALTPGSVTPVSDILDATSSKVMASQLVPGDLVLFTTGDRIPADIRVTKAADLTIDASNLTGETEPVRVTAEARNRGFGSYGLDKSQLPRPNSLAPSEHGDSHGDGIHNIAYMGTLVKSGHGQGIVFATGGHTHFGTIAVSVSGTESPRSPLQLSMDDLGSQLSKASFVVIGLISVVGWLQGKKLLEIFTISISLAVAAIPEGLPIIVTVTLALGVHRMARHNAIVRRMPKVETLGSVNVVCTDKTGTLTTNHMTTTRMWYFGAQEPVPVESDHDDVETNPDINQATLRVLRIGNIANDARLAQKYTEHGQAATAVLSSTLGRGQVSTYTRWVGQPTDVAMLDLLDRFKEHDVRESIGPRVSETPFSSERKWMGVTIGSETKGDKEFAYMKGSVEKVLAACDSYLEKDGREIVLDSARRQEALQAAEAMAVQGLRVLAFASGSVTRPLRSKSAARSNPGFDRSESPSSHSPEDIYKNLTFAGLVGMRDPPRPGVGRSIRRLMRGGVKVIMITGDAETTALAIGKQLGMNIAVPSGHSGGQNTVRPVLRGDEVDRLSEEDLAQAMQHTTIFARTNPDHKLKIIRALQSRGDIVAMTGDGVNDAPALKKADIGISMGRHGTDVAKEAADMILTDDDFSTILRAIEEGKGIFNNIQNFLTFQLSTSAASLALVFICTCFGFKSPLNAMQILWINIIMDGPPAQSLGVERVDPDVMTKPPRRRGDPVLTKSLITRVLTSAAIITIGTMLIYRREMMADAQVTRRDTTMTFTCFVFFDMFNALSCRSESKSVLQGEVGLFSNNLFNWAVSLSIAGQLLVIYFPWLQETFQTEALGFFDLVRLVLLCSTVFWADELRKYLKYNKRRFGNDYSQAV
- a CDS encoding Ca2+-transporting ATPase, with product MQLPWGGRDGPGNDTLLPTSNIPSITGHAADGLDSKDGDRPQRPGRHVRTTSSDARNVADHFSYMTPSEAAANLRTSLTLGLTPTEALTRLGEYGPNEIPHEDPEPLWLRFVKQFQEPLILLLLVSAGTSLLLGNMDDAISITVAVTIVVSVGFIQEYRSEKSIEALNHLVPNHAHLVRGQSKTSSLGKTATWPPRIDDADSALTPGSVTPVSDILDATSSKVMASQLVPGDLVLFTTGDRIPADIRVTKAADLTIDASNLTGETEPVRVTAEARNRGFGSYGLDKSQLPRPNSLAPSEHGDSHGDGIHNIAYMGTLVKSGHGQGIVFATGGHTHFGTIAVSVSGTESPRSPLQLSMDDLGSQLSKASFVVIGLISVVGWLQGKKLLEIFTISISLAVAAIPEGLPIIVTVTLALGVHRMARHNAIVRRMPKVETLGSVNVVCTDKTGTLTTNHMTTTRMWYFGAQEPVPVESDHDDVETNPDINQATLRVLRIGNIANDARLAQKYTEHGQAATAVLSSTLGRGQVSTYTRWVGQPTDVAMLDLLDRFKEHDVRESIGPRVSETPFSSERKWMGVTIGSETKGDKEFAYMKGSVEKVLAACDSYLEKDGREIVLDSARRQEALQAAEAMAVQGLRVLAFASGSVTRPLRSKSAARSNPGFDRSESPSSHSPEDIYKNLTFAGLVGMRDPPRPGVGRSIRRLMRGGVKVIMITGDAETTALAIGKQLGMNIAVPSGHSGGQNTVRPVLRGDEVDRLSEEDLAQAMQHTTIFARTNPDHKLKIIRALQSRGDIVAMTGDGVNDAPALKKADIGISMGRHGTDVAKEAADMILTDDDFSTILRAIEEGKGIFNNIQNFLTFQLSTSAASLALVFICTCFGFKSPLNAMQILWISKSNS
- a CDS encoding tRNA threonylcarbamoyladenosine biosynthesis protein is translated as MRPSVMKISITQLSQIPSHRPQYHGFPRYLLTPILSENTIFYFLKRDLQKITNPSPILRSPLTSQTFGSQAAPTMETRIVKVPSKGSLGQFRPGHGLAKLNHWEVQCENKPALEALQDAAHLLRTKDTPVAFPTETVYGLGADATRTPSVKGIYSAKGRPSDNPLISHVCDLEMLREYIGHSDTTDPIPQRYRALIERFWPGPLTILLPNPAPSKLAPEVTAGLKTFGVRMPSSTLALSLIKLAGVPLAAPSANASTKPSPTAAQHVMDDLNGKIELILDGGHCQVGVESTVVDGLCDPPVVLRPGGIGIDELRSCPGWENVSIAYKDKSEEGKAAPRAPGMKYKHYSPKATVVLYESSFGKGVNGIASFDLKATNGAVNGHASNDERKGRVVGVIRTQRWKSGAGLRCASFHHLTDVQGADEDDSPFQVYEGDLLDEKEQPIGKILDIDLGRGTEGIARGLFAALREFDRRGADTIFVDGIEDRSDIAAAVMNRLRKAASETRA